A section of the Bacillota bacterium genome encodes:
- a CDS encoding formate/nitrite transporter family protein, giving the protein MEKSFLSPAEISRAFIETGCKKVSLPAYKMLFLGIMAGAFIAFAAEGSNVAIHTVNSFGLAKALAGAIFTTGLIMVIIAGAELFTGNNLIVIACACKKASWKGLLKNWTVVYFGNFIGSIIVAFFIYQSGQLDFSNGLLGAFTIKTAVYKTGLSFKNAFFMGIMCNWLVCLAVWMAAAAKDIASKILAIFFPIWLFVTSGFEHSIANMYYIPAGLLAKTNETWIKAAIEIGVTPEKLDSLTWGGMFTKNLIPVTLGNIVGGALFVGIAYWFIYLYEGKGKKISKTGDNIGPAI; this is encoded by the coding sequence ATGGAAAAATCGTTTTTAAGCCCTGCGGAAATATCCAGGGCATTCATTGAAACAGGTTGTAAAAAAGTAAGCCTTCCTGCTTATAAAATGCTTTTTTTAGGCATAATGGCAGGTGCTTTTATTGCTTTTGCAGCCGAGGGTTCCAATGTTGCAATTCATACTGTAAATTCCTTTGGCCTTGCGAAGGCCCTGGCAGGTGCAATATTCACTACAGGACTAATAATGGTAATTATTGCAGGAGCAGAGTTATTTACCGGGAACAATCTTATTGTAATTGCATGTGCCTGCAAAAAAGCATCGTGGAAAGGATTGCTTAAAAATTGGACTGTTGTATATTTTGGAAACTTTATTGGGTCAATTATTGTTGCATTTTTCATATATCAATCAGGGCAACTTGATTTTTCCAATGGATTATTAGGTGCTTTTACAATTAAAACTGCAGTCTATAAAACCGGGCTTTCTTTTAAAAATGCATTTTTTATGGGTATTATGTGTAACTGGCTGGTATGTTTAGCCGTCTGGATGGCTGCGGCGGCAAAGGATATTGCAAGTAAAATCCTGGCAATATTTTTCCCTATATGGCTTTTTGTAACTTCCGGATTTGAGCATAGCATTGCAAACATGTACTATATACCTGCCGGATTGCTGGCAAAGACAAATGAAACATGGATAAAGGCGGCCATTGAAATTGGTGTAACTCCTGAAAAGCTTGATTCATTAACGTGGGGAGGCATGTTTACCAAAAACCTTATCCCCGTAACCCTAGGAAATATAGTGGGAGGAGCATTATTCGTTGGTATTGCCTACTGGTTTATATATCTTTATGAAGGAAAGGGAAAGAAGATAAGCAAGACTGGGGACAACATAGGACCGGCAATTTAG
- a CDS encoding FAD/NAD(P)-binding protein — MNVIQETSSDIDIKTFRLKLADGNEKMEFMPGQFFEFSVPGVGEAPFGFASSPLDKDFFEVSIKRVGVVTEAIHNLKSGDTVWIRGPLGNTFPLGLMENSNILIIAGGLGLAPLRPLIAYILHRENRDKYKKVQMLLAARSTGDFIYKRDFGEWSKSKDTEIVLTIDRPEQGWDGKVGFPHNIVGEMDIDFNNTYAVTCGPPIMIKFVSAKLVELGIPKNKIYTTLEMRMTCGVGKCGKCNIGHKYVCVDGPVFCMEELAEMPQEY, encoded by the coding sequence ATGAATGTTATCCAGGAAACGTCATCCGATATAGACATAAAAACTTTTAGGCTCAAATTAGCTGATGGTAATGAAAAGATGGAATTTATGCCGGGACAATTTTTTGAGTTTTCAGTGCCGGGCGTTGGAGAAGCACCTTTCGGATTTGCTTCGTCTCCTTTGGATAAAGACTTCTTTGAGGTCAGCATAAAAAGAGTGGGAGTTGTAACTGAAGCAATACATAATCTGAAATCGGGAGATACTGTCTGGATAAGAGGTCCTCTGGGCAATACCTTTCCACTTGGTTTGATGGAAAACAGTAACATTTTAATAATTGCGGGGGGATTAGGTCTTGCACCCCTTCGGCCTTTAATTGCCTATATCCTCCACCGTGAGAACAGGGACAAATATAAAAAAGTCCAGATGCTTTTAGCAGCGAGGAGTACAGGGGATTTCATATATAAGAGAGATTTTGGTGAATGGTCAAAGAGCAAAGATACGGAAATTGTATTAACAATAGACAGGCCGGAACAGGGATGGGACGGCAAGGTGGGTTTTCCACACAACATAGTCGGGGAAATGGATATTGATTTTAATAATACTTATGCTGTTACATGCGGCCCGCCTATAATGATAAAATTTGTATCGGCTAAACTTGTGGAACTGGGTATACCGAAAAACAAAATATATACAACCCTTGAAATGAGGATGACATGTGGGGTGGGAAAATGTGGAAAGTGCAATATAGGCCATAAATATGTATGTGTTGATGGTCCAGTATTTTGTATGGAAGAACTGGCCGAAATGCCGCAGGAGTATTAG
- a CDS encoding 4Fe-4S dicluster domain-containing protein, protein MRCAAIPKNKIKEAIGVLVKDYSVVAPAKRNGLLEFQKITDIGDDIIKAIDNDELPYKSPKEFLFPQLEKLMVFNNGCNLVEEEVEDKTVIIGVKPCDLEGLKVLTAVFSEGKYKDEKVIKRRENIILVGTGCRSKKPGCFCDERGVDKNFSKDCDIFIEKPDGYGKNYEFYSFTDTGDYVLDKFASKGLVADAVMDIPKSKPEAESQKAQLIIEADENTLFNKIDWGKIAEKCMGCGTCTYICPTCHCFDFKDVLEDGKAVRYRCWDSCMYPKFTLHASGHNPRPSKKERYRQRILHKYIYVKQNFGYIACTGCGRCIRSCPAGMNIKSVVHEIMGVLKSE, encoded by the coding sequence GTGAGATGTGCTGCAATACCAAAAAATAAGATTAAAGAAGCAATTGGAGTATTGGTAAAGGATTATAGTGTGGTAGCACCTGCAAAAAGAAACGGGTTATTGGAATTCCAGAAAATAACTGATATTGGGGATGATATTATTAAAGCTATTGACAATGATGAACTGCCCTATAAATCACCCAAGGAATTTTTATTTCCCCAGCTGGAAAAATTGATGGTCTTTAATAACGGATGTAACTTAGTTGAAGAAGAAGTTGAGGATAAAACGGTTATAATTGGCGTCAAACCATGTGATTTGGAGGGATTGAAAGTCTTAACCGCTGTTTTCTCGGAAGGAAAATATAAAGACGAAAAGGTTATTAAACGCCGTGAAAACATTATTTTAGTCGGAACCGGATGCCGAAGTAAGAAGCCAGGATGTTTTTGCGATGAAAGAGGAGTAGATAAAAACTTTTCCAAAGACTGCGACATATTTATTGAAAAACCTGATGGATATGGTAAAAACTATGAATTTTATTCTTTTACAGATACCGGAGACTATGTTTTAGATAAATTTGCATCAAAGGGCCTTGTTGCAGATGCGGTCATGGATATACCTAAGTCTAAGCCTGAGGCTGAATCTCAAAAAGCTCAATTAATAATTGAAGCCGATGAAAACACATTATTTAATAAAATAGACTGGGGCAAAATTGCGGAAAAGTGCATGGGGTGCGGTACATGTACCTATATATGCCCTACCTGCCACTGTTTTGATTTTAAAGACGTTTTAGAGGATGGTAAAGCTGTAAGGTACAGGTGTTGGGACAGCTGTATGTACCCAAAGTTTACTCTGCATGCTTCAGGGCATAACCCCAGGCCTTCAAAAAAGGAAAGGTACCGTCAAAGAATATTGCACAAATACATCTATGTAAAGCAAAACTTTGGCTACATTGCCTGCACCGGATGCGGAAGATGCATAAGAAGCTGCCCTGCAGGAATGAATATTAAAAGTGTAGTGCATGAAATAATGGGGGTATTGAAAAGTGAGTAA
- a CDS encoding hydrogenase iron-sulfur subunit, whose amino-acid sequence MADNTGWEPKIIAFLCNWCSYAGADLAGTSRLQYPPNIRIIRVPCSGRLNPLFIIKALAEGADGVMVSGCHPGDCHYLSGNMYARRRFTVLKKLITTAGINPDRVHFTWISASEGGRFAEVVKEVTERVRKLGPNHLTGVK is encoded by the coding sequence ATGGCGGACAATACAGGATGGGAACCGAAGATTATTGCCTTTTTATGCAACTGGTGCAGCTATGCCGGGGCAGACCTGGCTGGGACCAGCAGGCTTCAATATCCGCCCAATATAAGAATTATTAGGGTGCCTTGTTCAGGCCGCTTAAACCCGCTGTTTATTATTAAAGCCCTGGCAGAGGGGGCTGATGGCGTTATGGTATCGGGGTGTCACCCGGGAGATTGCCATTACTTGTCTGGAAACATGTATGCCAGGAGACGCTTTACAGTACTTAAAAAGCTTATTACAACTGCAGGAATAAACCCCGATAGGGTGCACTTTACATGGATATCTGCTTCAGAAGGGGGCAGGTTTGCGGAAGTTGTGAAAGAAGTGACGGAAAGAGTCAGAAAACTGGGCCCTAACCATTTGACGGGAGTGAAGTAA